DNA sequence from the Suttonella indologenes genome:
CACTGCATGAAGTTTGAATCCATAGAACCAACCCATGCTGTTTTTGCCACGTTGAGCAATGTTTTTAAACACTTTATGCCTATGAATTCGACGATTGTGACAAACAGATAAGATGGTGGAATCCACGATACTGATGCCTGTACATTTCCCCATTTGAGTACTGAGAAAAACCAACATAGCAGGTAATGCACGTTGTGCTAATTCGATAAATCGATTGTAGCTTGGCATGGTGGGGAATGCTGTTTTCCAAATGGTTTTAATTTGCCATAGATAGTAGCTTTTGAAATCACGTATGCGGATATGGTGGAAATAGATCCATACGGTAATGATTTCGCAAGTGCTGATAGAGGCTTTTCGGTTTCTGCTGTTGGGTTTGCTGATGAGTGTGCGGTTAAAGTCTGCTTCAAATGTTTTACAAAAATCATCTACTTGGCAGAAAAGTGTTGTAAGATGTTCCATGTTAAAGGGCTTTTGTGATGGTTTGTTTTGTCAAAACAGTAGATTATCACAATTGCTCTTTATTTTTTAGTGGGGTGCTTATCCCGAACTCAGGTTAATTTAGAGGACGTTCAGAAATCTGTCTCAGTAACATATATTTATTAATCGCTTACGATTGCTATCTAGCACTCATCCAAGTATAATTAATTTCTTACATATATTGTTTTTAAAAACCAATGAAAAGACTCTTATCATCAATTATATTCATATTTATGTTTGCATCGCATGCTCAAACATCAAATGAAGAAAAACTCTCATATTATGGTTTCGATGGTGAAGTACATAATTACATTAATAAGATTGAAAAAACTGGTAAACGCTCACCTCGAACTGATTGTGTAAATTGCGGAGCTAAAAGCGGCAGTATTGGTGGGATTTATGCCCTGATTGCTATTTTAAGGAATTTGGAGTACGTCCTGACGGTTCCAATCCTGCTAGCAGAGGAGGTGGTGGAGGATTTATTCCCGGTGGCGGTGGTTGTAATGGTTCATGCCATATAGGTGGTGGTTATAGAAGCGGAAGAGGTCGAAAATGACAGACCCTAGATTATCCCCCCACAACTTAGCTGAATTAGACCTGATGCTTGCTGGGAAAAAGAATGTAAGCTATTTCTTCATGGAAATACCCCCAGAATTTCTAATCGGATACAAATATAATAGAGAAATAGAATTTTATGATTTTGCAGAAGACCCCTGTGTTTATATTTTTTATTTAGTAGGACACAGAAAGAGCGCTATAAGACTAGAACAGCTCATAAAAGAAACTCGTAAAACCAAAGAATTAAATGAAGCAGTCGAAAGAGAAATAGGAGAAATCTTAGGATACTCAAAAGAAGAAATTGACTTCTACATTGAAACACAGAAAAAGAGATATAAAGCCCGCAGCTAATTTTCCCTATAACGAGGGCATTAAGAGCGGATAAAGCAATCTGAATGGTATTATCCTATTTAGCCTTTAAAATTTTTCGCCAGTTTGGATTCTTAAATCCGACAAATTGATACTTCAAGCAATGTCGGATACAAGTATCCGACCTACCCGATTGAAAAGTGATTAATTTTGTCATGAATTTACTATGAATATCCTACCTGATAACTCATTGAAAAACACATAAGCCATTCAGCGCGGTGAAGCAATCCGAATGGCTTTATCCTATTTAGCCTTTAAAAGCCGGCAATAGTTCCAACATATTCATAAAGTGGAAAATCATTACCGCCACGCCGTAAATAATCACGGCAATGACCATGCCCGAACCGCCGACGGTTTTAAATCCGCCCGCATTCGGATGACGTTTGCGCACTTTGCTCACTAATAAGGCGGGGATAATGCAAGCCCAAATGGTCGCCGCCGCCCCTGCATAGCCGATGGCAATGACAAAGCCGAAGGGGAAGAGCAAAGATAAAATTAAAGGCGGCACAAAAGTGAATAAACAGGTAATGAAACGTCCTTTTTTATCATCGCTGCGGTGAAAGAAATCGGCGAGAAAATCAAATAATCCCAAGCCTACGCCGATAAAGGAAGACAGTATCGCGGCGATGGAAAAGGCGTGAATGGTTTGGGCGACGGTTTTGGATTCGATGGCATTTCCCAATGCCGCCAATAAGGCTTCTATTTCGCCGCTTTTTTCAATCACAGGGGCAAATTCCGCACGCGGCAAATTGCCGAATATGCTGACTAACCAAATGATATAAAAACCTAAGGCGATAGAAGTGCCGCCGATAATGGCTTTTTGCGCTTTGTGTTCGTCGCCGTAATAAATCCGCATGGAGGCGACGGAGTGATGATAGCCGAAAGAGACTAATGCCACAGGCAGCATGCCGAAGAAATACGGCAGATAGGCGCCATCGGCATTATGGCTGTCAAATAAAATATCCAGTTTAATATTTGCCGCCATGCCGGAGATGCTGAAGATAAAACTCAAGCCCATAAAAATAATCAGTATGGTGGAAATTCTATCGACCAGCCTTGTGGAATGCCAAACAACCGCGGCAAATATCAGCACAAATATTATCGACATGACTTTATTATTGATTTGCGTGAGCTGCTGCAAAATACCGCCCGAGGTCGTGATATAGGCATATAGTAAGATGCCGCCGACAAAATATACGGAAATATCATTAATCATATTCAGTTTTTTGCCCAATAAATCATTGGTTACCGTATCGAATGAGGCATGAATATCATAATGCTTGAATGTTTCTAATAACATCAGACCGGAAATGGTCATAATCACCATTGTTAAGATAATGGCTGCCAAAGATACCCATGTCCAAGCCCCTGCGCCGGAAGTGGGCAAGCCCAGCATGCCCGCCCCTACGCAAACACCGGCGATAATACAGGCACCGCCGAAAATAGAAGGTGTTTTTTCCATAGCGAAATCCTTTTTCTTAGACAAAAAAGGCGCGACAAATGTCGCGCCCCCTTGATGTTAAATTTCTTTCAGTCTTGCCGTGAAATGCCGCAGGACTTTCGGCTCGTAAGTGAAGTCCAAACCGCGAATTTTAGCGACATTTTCTTTCACGCGTCCAAAGGCTTCAATGATAAAGTCCATATGGGTTTGCGTGTAGGTGGCGCGCGGAATGGTTAAGCGCAGCAATTCCGCAGGGCATGGCAGTTGCTTGCCTGTTTTCGGATCGCGTCCCAATAAGAAAGACCCGATTTCCACCGCTCGAATACCGGCTACCCGATAGAGTTCGCAAGACAATGCCTGCGCGGGGAATTGTTCGGCAGGGATATGCGGCAGCAAGCGTCCTGCATCCACAAAAGCGGCATGTCCGCCGGGCTGCTGGCAATAAATGCCGATAGCTTCCAAACCTTCGACCAGGTACCGCACTTGGGCAATGCGGTATTCCAGCCAGTCTTGGCGCATACCGTCGCGCAGACCGACGGCTAAACGTTCCATCGCACCGCCTTCCAAGCCGCCGTAAGTCGGGAAGCCTTCCTGCACCACGCATAAGGTGCGGCAGGCATTATATTCTTCCAGCCATTTCTCGTCTTTAAAGCAGAGCAGACCGCCCATCGGCACCATGGCGTCTTTTTTTGCCGACATCGCCAGCATATCGGCGTATTTGTAGGATTCGTAGGTAATTTGCTCAATCGTCCAATCGGCATATTCTTTTTCACGCTGCTGAATAAAATAAGCGTTTTCGGCAAAGCGCGCGGAATCCATGACTACCGGAATATCGTATTTTTTCGCGATTTCATAAGCGGCTTTCATATTGGCGATAGATACGGGTTGTCCGCCGGCGGAATTGCAGGTAATCGTCAGCACGATATAAGGCACATGTTGCGGACCGATTTCCTGAATGCTTTGTTCTAATTTTTCCAAATCAAAATTGCCTTTGAAATCTTCATAGACTTTGGTATTAAAAGCATTCGGCGTATAAACATTGCGCGCAACGCATTGATTGATTTGCGTATGCCCCTGCGTGGTATCAAAGAAATAATTGGAAATCGCGACCATTTTGCTGCGGTCGCCGCCTTTTTCGCGCAGGCATTTTTCAATCAATACGGGAATATAGACCTGCTCCGCTCCGCGACCTTGATGCGTGGGAATGGTGTATTCATAACCGAAAATCTCTTTTACCGCCTTGCACAAAGCATGATAACTGCGGCTGCCGCTATATGCCTCGTCTCCGCGCAGCATTGCCGCCTGCATGTCTTGAGTGACGGCACCTGTTCCGCTATCGGTTAATAAATCGATGAATACGTCTTCGCTGTCTAATAAAAAAGGATTCATGCCGGCGCGTTTCAGCGCTTCTTCACGGTATTCAATGGTCGTACGTTTGACGGGTTCAATAACGCGGATGCGGAAAGGTTCTGGTAAATGTTTAAAATTGTCCATAGTGTATCCTTAATAATCATTCAAATATTATTTATATACTCAAAAATTTTGAATAGATTTCAGGCTTCCAAAAAATAATGGTATCCGGAGAATTTAATCAAATTTTTTGCAGAAAAGATAATGAAATCCGCAATTAAGCGAATACAGAAAGAATAAAAGACTATGGAAAATAGAATGCCATTTTATGGTCTTGAATAAACCAAGGCAATAATACGCGATTGCGTATAAAACGCAGGAAAACTTTTATGATGGCTTTCATAAAATCCTCCTTTGCCAAGAATGGCGGCAATCCTAGCATAAGGAGAAAACACTGTCCATAGAAAAATGTGAAAAAACGAGCTCTTTACGTTAATTTATTGCTTTTTATATGAAAACATCTAAAAAACACAAA
Encoded proteins:
- a CDS encoding IS982 family transposase, producing the protein MEHLTTLFCQVDDFCKTFEADFNRTLISKPNSRNRKASISTCEIITVWIYFHHIRIRDFKSYYLWQIKTIWKTAFPTMPSYNRFIELAQRALPAMLVFLSTQMGKCTGISIVDSTILSVCHNRRIHRHKVFKNIAQRGKNSMGWFYGFKLHAVFNHVGELVNFCLTPGNVDDRKGLRQMANKLFGLLVGDRGYISKELSDCLEKRYNITLLTGKKKNMKSPPQSPEQKRLLKQRCVVETIFDQLKNLCQIEHTRHRSEKGFLLNLISGLTAYCLFAYKPQMLGKNALAAAK
- a CDS encoding aromatic amino acid transporter yields the protein MEKTPSIFGGACIIAGVCVGAGMLGLPTSGAGAWTWVSLAAIILTMVIMTISGLMLLETFKHYDIHASFDTVTNDLLGKKLNMINDISVYFVGGILLYAYITTSGGILQQLTQINNKVMSIIFVLIFAAVVWHSTRLVDRISTILIIFMGLSFIFSISGMAANIKLDILFDSHNADGAYLPYFFGMLPVALVSFGYHHSVASMRIYYGDEHKAQKAIIGGTSIALGFYIIWLVSIFGNLPRAEFAPVIEKSGEIEALLAALGNAIESKTVAQTIHAFSIAAILSSFIGVGLGLFDFLADFFHRSDDKKGRFITCLFTFVPPLILSLLFPFGFVIAIGYAGAAATIWACIIPALLVSKVRKRHPNAGGFKTVGGSGMVIAVIIYGVAVMIFHFMNMLELLPAFKG
- the tnaA gene encoding tryptophanase, encoding MDNFKHLPEPFRIRVIEPVKRTTIEYREEALKRAGMNPFLLDSEDVFIDLLTDSGTGAVTQDMQAAMLRGDEAYSGSRSYHALCKAVKEIFGYEYTIPTHQGRGAEQVYIPVLIEKCLREKGGDRSKMVAISNYFFDTTQGHTQINQCVARNVYTPNAFNTKVYEDFKGNFDLEKLEQSIQEIGPQHVPYIVLTITCNSAGGQPVSIANMKAAYEIAKKYDIPVVMDSARFAENAYFIQQREKEYADWTIEQITYESYKYADMLAMSAKKDAMVPMGGLLCFKDEKWLEEYNACRTLCVVQEGFPTYGGLEGGAMERLAVGLRDGMRQDWLEYRIAQVRYLVEGLEAIGIYCQQPGGHAAFVDAGRLLPHIPAEQFPAQALSCELYRVAGIRAVEIGSFLLGRDPKTGKQLPCPAELLRLTIPRATYTQTHMDFIIEAFGRVKENVAKIRGLDFTYEPKVLRHFTARLKEI
- the tnaC gene encoding tryptophanase leader peptide is translated as MKAIIKVFLRFIRNRVLLPWFIQDHKMAFYFP